The DNA region GGTTGGTGTAACGGGTGGATGCTGGAAAGGCTTAATATACGGGGGAATAGAAAGGGCTTATGTTCTTTGGATATAGTTATAGTATATAAGGATATATAAAGATTGGGAGGGGAGGGTAGGAAGGATCCCGTGTCAAGGAGAATGTTATGAAGAAATTGAGCGTTCTGGTTTTGATTCTGTTCCTTGCGGCATGTACGAAGGCGGGTATGTTTCGGATCAATTCCGTGCCCGATAATGCCACGGTGTATGTAGACGGCGTGTACGCCGGAGTCACCCCCTACACCGTGCATACCGAATGGTATGACATATTGGGCATTCCCGTAGGCGACCGTTTCCACTTAACCGTAGACAAGGAAGGCTACAATACGGTGGAAATGGATACTTCCGTGAAAGAGCGCAAGGCCTATAAGGGCGGCGCTGCCCATAAATCCGGCGCTAATCCCGCGGGCAAGAGTTCCGTGACCCAGACGGAGTCCGACTCAATCTATACGTTCACGTTCCCCTTGGAGCCTAAAGCCCCATAAGGCACGCCGGCGCGTCTGCATGTAAAAGAACCCCGCGCCTAGCCGTGCGCAAAATAATCCCATAAGGCCCGGCCGCACGTAAAGCAGGGCTGCAGTTTCGGCGGGAACAAAACCAAACCCCCTGGCCGCATCTTTTGACTGTCAGTACCGTCAAATGACCCCGATAATGATGATTTAATGAACCTCCGCGCCCCCTCCCAAGCGGCGGGCGGCTCTCTCCCGTATGTATATATCGTATAAGCCAAACATTTTAAGCCGAGGCGGGGAGGCGCGCGCAAAGACACAAAACGAAAGACGCCCGCTTCATCTGATAGAGCCGGCAAACCCATAATGGTCAACCTGCCACCCTTCCGGGGGCATTTCCATGCCGTCAATATAGACTTTTCTGCCATCAAGCGCGACCCTCCCTTTTGCGATGAGATCATGAACGGCAAAGGGATAGATCGTCCAGTCTCCCTCCACTTTGAGTGCTTCCTGGATGGCCGCGGAAACCTCCTTTAACGATTCGTAAAGGTTATTGCTTTCCCGCTCGGAAGCCTCCCGGAAATCCTTGAGGGTCCTGGCGCCCGTTTTTTCCGCGAATCGTCTCACATCCCGAAGCTCTTGATCCCATCGTGACAGCGGCACGGATGCGGACTGGATCAATATAGGTCCACCGTCGTCGCTTTGGTCAACAAAGAAGACCGTCGATTTCACGGCCCGGTCTTCGGCCAATATGGCTTTGGCGGTGGGTATCCAGCCTAAGCCGGTGTATTTCCTTGCATCGGCAGGATGAACATTTAGAATTACAGGGAAATATCTGTCAACCATCCAGTCTCCTATCCAGAGATCGTATCCGGCAAGACAGATCAGGTCCGGGCGGCCATTTAGCGCCTGTTCCACCAAGGTCATGATTGCCATGTCGTAACTATTTCTTGCCGCGCCGCGTCTGGGAATTTTTTCGAGTCCCCACATGTCATTGAAGTACCGGGCTGAATCAAGGGATACCGATTGAGCGCCGCGGGTTTTTGCTTTTGCCGCGCCCGCGCAGCCGGGCACATTGCTGAAAACAACATGCTGCTTATTGGGGTCTCTTTCGTATATCTTATCGTAATTGGTTCCGGAACCTGAGACGCCGCATGCGTATTTCATCGGCCCGTGAGAGGGATCGAAAACCGGTTTTGGAGCCATCGTTAATACCTCCTCTGCGATGCTTCATGGATTTGCAACTGTTGTCCCGTCATGCCGTTCGCCTGTTTCTTTTCCGACCGGATACTGCAAATCTTACCGGCATTTTTTTCAGATTCGGGTTGTAATTCTTTCAGGTTTTGGCCATACAGGAATTATTGGCCAACCATTACCTAATTATATCAAATAAAGGTTCATAATCAAGGCCCTTTGAGGCGCGTTGCTTTTAAATGCGAATTGTATGGGTATTCTCTTTCCTCATCAAAATAAAGCAGATTTTTGAGTGTGCTGCCCCCGAATGAGACAGCGACGGGTTGGTTTAACCTCTGAGACAGCTATCGGGCACCGACTCCCACCTCGAACA from Syntrophobacterales bacterium includes:
- a CDS encoding PEGA domain-containing protein; this encodes MKKLSVLVLILFLAACTKAGMFRINSVPDNATVYVDGVYAGVTPYTVHTEWYDILGIPVGDRFHLTVDKEGYNTVEMDTSVKERKAYKGGAAHKSGANPAGKSSVTQTESDSIYTFTFPLEPKAP